From a region of the Methanobrevibacter sp. V74 genome:
- a CDS encoding ATP-binding protein, which produces MSDIYGRQKGKLSEEEVIKEFLCLIEESIDKNTNTFKNAREKLFNTFNQLKLKNYNFNNSNLRDLPIPIIEDNYNKLSKYVMELPQKIVDSIEEIKGFIIVVDEFQLLKTLENPEAFFWLIRSYAQKQYNVSYIFTGSVSNTSEIIGMINGQTGAFGGRMFQLNINEFSKEQTKNYIDEKSNNIKFSEEGFERFYKCTRGIPSYINSFCNILPNNMVCTNEIIKESFKLNIDNIALLWLSVWGTLTDMEKELIILFVEKGEMDWTTILNNVTYSKVTLTKYLDILSNKGIIEYSADGKYYLSDIMLKRWLEIKHETRGRYPQ; this is translated from the coding sequence TTGTCAGATATTTACGGACGACAAAAAGGAAAACTATCTGAAGAAGAAGTTATAAAAGAATTTTTATGTTTAATAGAGGAAAGCATAGATAAAAACACCAATACATTTAAAAATGCTAGAGAAAAATTATTCAATACTTTTAATCAATTAAAACTAAAGAATTATAACTTTAATAATTCCAACTTGCGGGATTTGCCTATTCCCATTATTGAAGATAATTATAATAAGTTAAGCAAATATGTTATGGAATTGCCTCAAAAAATTGTCGATTCTATAGAGGAAATTAAGGGTTTTATAATAGTTGTAGATGAATTTCAATTATTAAAAACCCTCGAAAATCCTGAAGCGTTTTTTTGGTTAATTCGTAGTTATGCCCAAAAGCAATACAATGTCAGTTATATATTCACAGGAAGTGTATCGAACACATCTGAAATTATAGGGATGATTAATGGACAAACCGGTGCTTTTGGTGGACGAATGTTTCAATTGAATATAAATGAATTTAGTAAAGAACAGACAAAAAACTATATTGACGAAAAATCAAACAACATTAAATTTAGTGAAGAAGGATTTGAACGATTCTATAAGTGCACTAGAGGAATTCCATCATATATTAATAGTTTTTGCAATATATTGCCAAATAACATGGTATGTACAAATGAAATCATTAAAGAATCATTTAAATTAAATATAGATAACATTGCACTATTGTGGCTAAGTGTTTGGGGAACTTTAACCGACATGGAAAAAGAATTAATTATACTTTTTGTAGAAAAAGGTGAAATGGATTGGACTACAATACTTAATAATGTAACTTATTCAAAGGTAACATTAACAAAGTATCTTGATATTCTCAGTAATAAGGGAATAATAGAATACTCCGCTGATGGAAAGTATTATTTATCAGATATCATGTTGAAAAGATGGTTAGAAATAAAACATGAAACAAGAGGCAGATATCCACAATAA
- a CDS encoding AAA family ATPase translates to MKYMPIVMPENIDKYFYNRNHELKILNANLAMLEDGIPNQFLITGNRGIGKTSLLKKLLKNQPDMFLTTYI, encoded by the coding sequence ATGAAATACATGCCTATAGTTATGCCCGAAAATATTGATAAGTATTTTTATAACAGAAATCATGAATTAAAAATTTTAAATGCAAATTTAGCAATGTTGGAAGATGGAATTCCAAATCAATTCTTAATCACTGGAAATAGAGGAATAGGAAAAACATCACTATTAAAAAAACTATTAAAAAATCAGCCTGACATGTTTTTAACAACATATATTTGA
- a CDS encoding 3-hydroxyacyl-CoA dehydrogenase yields MSMKKIVVAGGGVLGSQIALQTVYCGFDVTIWLRSEGSIKRAQPKLERFKNIYVDTLEKMKTDAGAYCRGLSKKADLSSEELDALKEQVQNAYDNLKLTTSYEEAAKDADLIIEAISENPEQKIAFYQELAKYLEDKTIIVTNSSTLLPSMFAEYTGRPEKYLSLHFANTIWANNTAEVMGHPGTEQKYYDEVVKFAEDINMVPLKLKKEQPGYILNSLLVPFLNAGQALLANDVADHETIDKTWILATGAPAGPFHILDIVGLETAYNIVIMNPESKDPETTPGKIAKMLKEKIDAGATGINTGKGFYEY; encoded by the coding sequence ATGAGTATGAAAAAAATCGTTGTCGCAGGTGGAGGAGTGCTTGGAAGTCAAATTGCACTCCAAACAGTTTACTGTGGATTTGATGTTACAATTTGGCTTAGAAGTGAAGGATCTATTAAAAGAGCTCAACCAAAACTTGAAAGGTTTAAAAACATCTATGTTGACACTCTTGAAAAAATGAAAACAGATGCAGGCGCATACTGTAGAGGATTATCTAAAAAAGCAGATTTGAGTTCTGAAGAATTAGATGCTTTAAAAGAACAAGTACAAAATGCATATGATAACTTGAAATTAACAACAAGTTATGAAGAAGCAGCAAAAGATGCGGATTTAATTATTGAGGCTATTTCTGAAAATCCAGAGCAAAAAATCGCATTTTACCAAGAATTAGCAAAATACCTTGAAGATAAAACAATAATTGTAACAAATTCTTCAACGTTGCTTCCATCAATGTTTGCCGAATATACTGGAAGGCCTGAAAAGTACCTTTCATTACACTTTGCAAATACAATTTGGGCTAATAATACTGCTGAAGTAATGGGGCATCCTGGAACTGAACAAAAATACTATGATGAGGTTGTTAAATTTGCTGAAGACATTAACATGGTTCCTTTAAAACTTAAAAAAGAACAACCTGGTTATATCTTAAACTCACTTTTAGTTCCATTCTTAAATGCAGGTCAAGCATTACTTGCAAATGATGTAGCAGACCATGAAACAATTGATAAAACTTGGATTTTAGCAACAGGTGCTCCTGCCGGACCATTCCATATTTTAGATATTGTGGGACTTGAAACAGCATATAATATTGTCATTATGAATCCCGAATCAAAAGATCCTGAAACTACACCTGGAAAAATTGCTAAAATGCTTAAAGAAAAAATAGATGCCGGTGCAACTGGTATAAATACTGGAAAAGGATTTTATGAATATTAA